In Neisseria brasiliensis, the following proteins share a genomic window:
- a CDS encoding type II toxin-antitoxin system HicA family toxin has product MKKKHQKTLALIFKRPVSGNIKWADIEALFQEIGADIQEREGSRIAVILFGQVQVFHRPHPNPDTDKGAVAAVRKWLEANGVKP; this is encoded by the coding sequence ATGAAGAAAAAACACCAAAAAACCCTAGCCTTAATTTTCAAACGGCCTGTATCGGGCAACATTAAATGGGCAGACATCGAAGCCTTGTTTCAAGAAATCGGCGCGGACATTCAAGAACGTGAAGGCAGCCGTATCGCTGTGATTCTGTTTGGCCAAGTTCAAGTTTTCCATCGCCCACACCCAAATCCCGATACCGACAAAGGCGCAGTTGCCGCCGTCAGAAAATGGCTTGAAGCCAACGGAGTAAAACCATGA
- a CDS encoding O-linked N-acetylglucosamine transferase, SPINDLY family protein translates to MKNKSIKQSAKPDLKAGFNEVLAAYQRQDFQTALEKARGLLTFYPQQDAVLNMAGVILAQTNREEEAVAMWQKIPEAKKSHSVLNNLGNACRRLKKWDLAEQYLRKALKLKPDHAEAHWNLVLTLNDAGRNAEGLQAVKAFLALKPNDANGLEYAAMLAFNAQNFAEADTFQTALLAQQPERADIWLSNAWARRRLKRYAPAEASYLKALALDEQNYDAWYGLAKMRHFQQKYEEACEALTRAVALRPDSIEAQSDLALNRLYILGQAEQGVAESFRLGDLYAAQAENVRVHEIRPKERLHIGLVSSDLRHHPVGMFAQGLLCSEAAKQFDWTAYANSPIFDALSETIRPTFQAWHKIDDWLDEQVMAQIASDGIDILIDLNGHTAGHRMGVFAAQAAPVQAAWLGYFATTGLPTMQALIADGYCVPESEEKLYREKVYRLPHTRLNMRVPELDLAVNELPALSNGYITFGCFQNLTKLNDNVLKTWAAVAKKYPSAHWRFQTARLTEGSDEQVAFKQKLLDLGFSDGVLHFHGMSGYEDYFAAHHEVDVVLDSFPFPGGTTTVDALWMGVPTLTLALEGMLSRQGQQLLSAAGLPDWVCSRLDEYLMKAFYWADSAHWAELDTLRQSLRAQVLASPLYEAETFARDWCDTVKTIWQDACENR, encoded by the coding sequence ATGAAAAATAAATCAATCAAACAATCGGCCAAGCCGGATTTGAAGGCGGGGTTTAATGAAGTTTTGGCGGCGTATCAGCGGCAGGATTTTCAGACGGCCTTGGAGAAGGCGCGGGGATTGTTGACCTTTTATCCGCAGCAGGATGCTGTTTTGAATATGGCGGGGGTGATTTTGGCGCAAACCAACCGCGAAGAAGAAGCGGTGGCGATGTGGCAGAAGATTCCAGAAGCGAAGAAAAGCCATTCGGTGTTGAACAATTTGGGCAATGCCTGCCGCCGTCTGAAAAAATGGGATTTGGCGGAGCAATATTTGCGCAAGGCCTTGAAATTGAAGCCGGATCATGCCGAGGCGCATTGGAATTTGGTGTTGACGCTCAATGATGCGGGGCGCAATGCGGAGGGTTTGCAGGCGGTGAAGGCGTTTTTGGCGTTGAAACCGAATGATGCGAATGGTTTGGAATACGCGGCGATGTTGGCGTTTAATGCGCAGAATTTTGCCGAGGCCGATACGTTTCAGACGGCCTTGTTGGCGCAGCAGCCTGAGCGTGCAGATATTTGGTTGAGCAATGCGTGGGCGAGACGCCGTCTGAAACGTTATGCGCCGGCGGAAGCAAGTTACCTGAAAGCTTTGGCGCTGGACGAACAGAATTACGATGCTTGGTACGGTTTGGCGAAAATGCGCCATTTTCAGCAGAAATATGAAGAAGCGTGTGAAGCGTTGACGCGGGCGGTGGCCTTGCGACCGGACAGCATTGAAGCGCAAAGCGATTTGGCTTTGAATCGCCTGTATATTTTGGGGCAGGCAGAGCAGGGCGTGGCGGAGAGTTTCCGCTTGGGCGATTTGTATGCGGCGCAGGCGGAAAATGTGCGCGTGCATGAAATTCGGCCGAAAGAGAGGCTGCACATCGGGCTGGTGTCGTCGGATTTGCGCCATCATCCGGTGGGCATGTTTGCGCAGGGTTTGTTGTGTTCCGAAGCGGCCAAGCAGTTTGATTGGACGGCCTATGCCAATTCACCGATTTTTGACGCATTGAGCGAAACCATCCGCCCGACTTTTCAGGCGTGGCACAAGATTGATGATTGGTTGGATGAGCAGGTGATGGCGCAAATCGCTTCAGACGGCATTGATATTTTGATTGATTTAAACGGCCACACCGCCGGCCACCGCATGGGTGTGTTTGCCGCGCAAGCCGCGCCGGTGCAGGCTGCGTGGTTGGGCTATTTCGCCACTACCGGTTTGCCGACCATGCAGGCGCTGATTGCCGATGGGTATTGTGTGCCGGAAAGCGAAGAAAAACTCTACCGCGAAAAAGTGTATCGCCTGCCGCACACGCGTTTGAATATGCGCGTGCCGGAGTTGGATCTTGCGGTGAACGAATTGCCCGCCCTGAGCAACGGCTACATCACGTTTGGCTGCTTCCAAAATCTGACCAAGCTGAATGATAACGTGTTGAAAACATGGGCGGCGGTAGCGAAAAAATACCCAAGCGCGCATTGGCGTTTTCAGACGGCACGCTTAACCGAAGGCAGTGATGAGCAAGTTGCGTTCAAGCAAAAATTACTTGATTTGGGTTTTTCAGACGGCGTATTGCATTTTCACGGCATGAGCGGCTACGAAGATTATTTTGCCGCGCATCATGAAGTGGATGTGGTGTTGGACAGTTTCCCGTTTCCGGGCGGCACGACCACGGTGGATGCACTGTGGATGGGTGTGCCGACGTTAACCTTGGCTTTGGAAGGGATGTTGTCGCGCCAAGGGCAGCAGCTTTTGTCGGCGGCGGGTTTGCCGGATTGGGTGTGTTCGCGCCTTGATGAGTATTTGATGAAAGCGTTTTACTGGGCGGATTCGGCGCATTGGGCCGAACTCGATACTTTGCGCCAAAGCTTGCGTGCGCAGGTGTTGGCCAGTCCGCTGTATGAGGCGGAAACCTTTGCCCGCGATTGGTGCGATACGGTAAAAACAATATGGCAGGATGCGTGTGAAAATAGATAG
- the mtrR gene encoding multidrug efflux system transcriptional repressor MtrR, whose protein sequence is MRKNKIEALKTKEHLMLAALETFYKKGVARTSLNEIAQTAGVTRGALYWHFKSKEDLFDGLFQRISDDIENCLVQDLESANKDSWLNFRLSLMKFFERLENNSLHNKFYNILFLKCEHTEQNEAIISLVAKYQTLWNHKLNMVLAECVEQHALDENLDIEFATVFVKCSIDGLIQQWLSAPHNFELHLVAPRMLDILLDNLQNHPSLRKKTV, encoded by the coding sequence ATGAGAAAAAACAAAATCGAGGCATTGAAGACCAAAGAACATTTAATGTTGGCCGCTTTGGAGACGTTTTACAAAAAAGGGGTGGCCCGCACTTCACTCAACGAAATCGCCCAAACCGCCGGTGTGACCCGCGGTGCTTTATATTGGCATTTTAAAAGCAAAGAAGATTTGTTCGACGGCTTGTTCCAACGCATTTCAGACGACATTGAAAATTGTTTGGTGCAGGATTTGGAAAGCGCCAACAAAGACAGCTGGCTAAATTTCCGCCTGTCCTTGATGAAATTTTTCGAGCGTTTGGAAAACAACAGCCTGCATAATAAGTTTTACAATATTCTGTTTCTCAAATGCGAACACACCGAGCAAAACGAAGCCATCATTTCGCTGGTGGCCAAATACCAAACCTTATGGAACCACAAGCTCAATATGGTTTTGGCCGAATGCGTTGAGCAGCACGCTTTAGATGAAAATCTGGATATCGAATTTGCTACGGTGTTCGTCAAATGCAGCATCGATGGCCTGATTCAGCAATGGCTGTCTGCGCCACACAATTTCGAGCTGCACCTTGTCGCCCCGCGCATGCTTGATATCCTTTTAGATAACTTGCAAAACCATCCTTCACTGCGCAAGAAAACAGTTTGA
- a CDS encoding efflux RND transporter periplasmic adaptor subunit, with protein MNLHASQMLRVAVIAAATALALSACGKGDDAQKQGGQNAQAQQEARAPEVGVVTVYPQTVSLTTELPGRLESIRTAQVRAQVGGIIEKRLFQEGSYVRAGQPLYQIDSATYEANLESARAQLATAEAALAKANADLARYKPLVEADAISRQEYDAAITAKRSAEANVKAAQASIKSAGINVRRSRITAPISGFIGQSNVSEGTLVNAGDTTVLATIQQTNPMYVNVTQSATDIMKLRQDIAEGKLQTVNGGIQVGIKFENGSMYNQTGRLLFADPTVNESTGQVTLRAAIPNEDNILLPGLYVRVLMNQADVANAFVVPQQAVTRGDKDTVMIVNAQGGMEPRVVTVAQQQGAYWIITEGLKEGDKVIVDGTMIAGMTGAKKVTPKEWTPPAEAGQAQQASQAEASAPQAASAPAPAAQAEETAAASEAKK; from the coding sequence ATGAATCTTCATGCTTCTCAAATGCTGCGTGTGGCAGTAATTGCCGCTGCAACCGCTTTGGCTTTGTCGGCCTGCGGAAAAGGCGATGACGCGCAGAAACAAGGCGGTCAAAACGCTCAAGCCCAACAAGAAGCCCGTGCGCCTGAAGTGGGCGTGGTAACGGTGTATCCGCAAACGGTTTCTTTGACCACGGAATTGCCGGGTCGCTTGGAATCTATCCGTACTGCACAAGTACGCGCGCAGGTAGGCGGTATTATTGAGAAACGTTTGTTCCAAGAGGGTAGTTATGTCCGCGCCGGTCAGCCGTTGTATCAAATCGACAGCGCCACTTACGAAGCCAACTTGGAAAGCGCACGTGCGCAATTGGCGACTGCAGAAGCGGCCTTGGCCAAAGCCAATGCTGACTTGGCACGCTACAAACCATTGGTAGAAGCCGATGCCATCAGCCGTCAAGAATACGACGCAGCCATCACGGCTAAGCGTTCGGCCGAAGCCAACGTGAAAGCCGCGCAAGCTTCGATTAAATCAGCCGGTATTAATGTTCGCCGCAGCCGCATTACTGCGCCGATTTCAGGTTTTATCGGTCAGTCTAATGTTTCCGAAGGTACGCTGGTAAATGCGGGTGATACTACCGTATTGGCTACTATTCAACAAACCAATCCGATGTATGTGAATGTGACCCAATCGGCCACCGACATCATGAAGCTGCGCCAAGATATTGCCGAAGGTAAATTGCAAACCGTCAACGGCGGCATCCAAGTCGGCATTAAATTTGAAAATGGCAGCATGTATAACCAAACCGGCCGTTTGCTGTTTGCCGACCCGACCGTAAACGAATCAACCGGTCAAGTGACTTTGCGTGCGGCGATTCCGAATGAAGACAATATCTTGCTGCCGGGTCTGTATGTGCGCGTGTTGATGAATCAGGCTGATGTGGCCAATGCCTTTGTGGTGCCACAACAAGCGGTGACCCGTGGTGATAAAGACACTGTAATGATTGTGAATGCCCAAGGCGGTATGGAGCCGCGCGTGGTGACTGTAGCGCAACAGCAGGGTGCATATTGGATCATTACCGAAGGCTTGAAAGAAGGCGACAAAGTGATTGTCGACGGCACCATGATTGCCGGTATGACCGGTGCGAAAAAAGTAACGCCGAAAGAATGGACACCGCCTGCCGAAGCCGGTCAAGCGCAGCAGGCTTCACAAGCTGAGGCTTCAGCGCCACAAGCCGCTTCTGCACCCGCACCGGCAGCGCAAGCGGAAGAAACCGCTGCTGCTTCTGAAGCCAAGAAGTAA